One window of Chamaesiphon minutus PCC 6605 genomic DNA carries:
- the radC gene encoding RadC family protein, whose amino-acid sequence MTYSLRIIDIPSTERPRERLLAHGVKHLKNAELIAILLGTGQGPGKLSAIGLGEYILNHLGQHQRDPLERLRDLHPQELMEIPGVGPAKATAILAAVELGQRACSLRPPDRAIIESPDTAAAALSQELMWSTQERFAILLLDTKNRLLGTQLITIGTATETLAPPKEIFTAILKQGATKTIVAHNHPSGSTHASHADIELTRQLLAGAKLLGIPLLDHLILGGGNWSSLRQNTNLWEECPQED is encoded by the coding sequence ATGACTTACAGCCTTCGTATCATCGATATCCCCAGTACCGAACGTCCTCGCGAACGCTTGCTCGCCCACGGCGTCAAACACCTGAAAAATGCGGAGTTAATCGCGATTTTATTGGGGACGGGACAAGGGCCTGGTAAACTATCGGCGATCGGATTAGGTGAATATATTCTCAATCACTTAGGGCAACATCAGCGAGATCCGTTAGAAAGATTGCGCGATTTGCATCCCCAGGAATTGATGGAGATTCCAGGAGTGGGGCCAGCTAAAGCCACGGCAATTCTGGCCGCAGTAGAATTAGGACAACGCGCTTGTTCGTTACGTCCGCCAGATCGAGCAATTATCGAAAGTCCCGATACTGCGGCTGCCGCGCTCAGTCAAGAGTTAATGTGGTCTACTCAAGAGCGATTTGCCATATTATTATTAGATACCAAAAATCGGTTGCTGGGGACGCAGTTAATTACCATTGGCACGGCGACAGAGACACTAGCTCCACCCAAGGAAATTTTTACCGCAATTCTCAAGCAAGGTGCTACCAAAACCATTGTCGCGCACAATCATCCCTCCGGTAGCACCCACGCCAGCCACGCCGATATCGAACTCACGCGTCAGTTGCTAGCTGGTGCAAAATTATTGGGTATTCCCCTATTGGATCATCTGATTTTAGGGGGAGGTAATTGGAGTAGCTTACGTCAAAATACTAATCTCTGGGAAGAATGTCCCCAGGAGGATTAG
- a CDS encoding MFS transporter: MLPDRTPPAATGFKALLKNKYFIFLWLGQVLSQIADKVLIVMSIALLTSYNVPLKYAASSSSYLMVATTIPAILFGAAAGIFVDRYPKKKIMVLADLVRGSLILLLPILPREFIVLLIITFVISTVTQAFAPAEQSAIPLVVRPENLLTANALFATSSTASIIIGFAIGEPLLTAASNINKYAGQEILLASLYFIAAGLGQLVKVQETIDTSKHTSRINPWYELKSGFRYLRTNKILLSAMLQVAVLSFTIAALPVLSIELTKEVGLKPEQFGSLVAAAGIGLVFGAGVLGHFGNRIQQKSLPLIGFIGMSAVMAIFTFVNNIRIGLLCGGILGFGASLIAVPMQTLIQEKTPESMRGKVFGFQNNAINIAVAVPLLIVGPLTEQFGLQRVLWVMSGIVTLAGVLAWNGTRHVLEDAMQEES, translated from the coding sequence ATGTTACCCGATCGAACACCCCCAGCAGCAACTGGATTCAAGGCTTTACTCAAGAATAAATATTTTATCTTCTTGTGGCTTGGGCAAGTCCTCTCGCAAATTGCGGATAAAGTGTTGATTGTTATGTCGATCGCGCTATTGACTAGTTACAATGTCCCCCTTAAATATGCGGCATCTTCTAGCTCGTATTTGATGGTTGCGACGACGATTCCGGCAATTTTATTTGGAGCCGCCGCAGGGATTTTTGTCGATCGCTATCCCAAAAAAAAGATTATGGTGTTGGCCGATCTCGTTCGAGGTTCGCTGATTTTATTATTGCCGATTCTACCGAGAGAGTTTATAGTTCTATTAATTATTACGTTTGTAATTTCGACAGTTACTCAAGCCTTTGCTCCCGCAGAACAATCGGCAATTCCACTCGTTGTTAGGCCAGAAAATTTGTTGACAGCTAACGCGCTATTTGCCACTAGCTCGACAGCTTCGATTATTATCGGGTTTGCGATCGGCGAACCTCTGTTGACGGCGGCAAGTAATATTAATAAATATGCCGGACAAGAAATTTTATTAGCATCGCTCTATTTTATTGCCGCCGGATTGGGGCAATTGGTAAAGGTACAAGAAACCATCGATACTAGCAAACATACCAGTAGGATTAACCCGTGGTATGAGTTGAAATCGGGATTTCGATATCTTCGCACCAATAAAATTTTATTAAGTGCCATGCTGCAAGTGGCGGTATTATCTTTTACGATCGCTGCATTGCCCGTGCTCTCGATCGAGCTAACGAAAGAGGTCGGCTTGAAACCAGAACAGTTTGGCTCTTTGGTAGCCGCCGCTGGAATTGGATTGGTCTTTGGAGCTGGCGTTTTAGGCCATTTTGGTAACCGGATTCAACAAAAATCACTACCACTAATTGGATTTATTGGCATGAGTGCGGTGATGGCTATATTTACATTTGTCAACAACATCCGGATCGGTTTGCTCTGTGGTGGAATTTTGGGGTTTGGTGCATCATTAATTGCCGTACCGATGCAAACGCTCATCCAAGAAAAAACACCAGAATCGATGCGCGGCAAGGTGTTTGGGTTTCAGAATAATGCGATTAATATTGCCGTAGCCGTCCCACTCTTAATTGTTGGCCCGTTGACCGAGCAATTTGGCCTCCAACGAGTATTATGGGTGATGAGTGGCATTGTTACGCTCGCGGGGGTTTTGGCTTGGAATGGTACTCGTCATGTGTTAGAAGATGCCATGCAGGAGGAATCTTGA
- the argS gene encoding arginine--tRNA ligase, protein MNSTLAYLTTQLDRAIVAALGDDYAGTDPLLVLSSNPKFGDYQANMAMGLAKKLGQQPRAIAQSIVDNLDVAAVCEPPQIAGPGFINFTVKSSYLATQLQAMQADSRLGVAVADKPQRVIVDFSSPNIAKEMHVGHLRSTILGDCIARVLEFRGHDVLRLNHVGDWGTQFGMLILYLREAYPEALTTADALDLGDIVVLYQQAKKRFDEDAEFKEAARQEVVKLQAQDPESIKAWKLLCDQSRREFQVIYDRLNVNLTERGESFYNPYLAAVVEDLKATGLLVESDGAQCVFVPGFTNRDGDPLPLIVQKTDGGYNYATTDLAAIRYRIQTDKAERIIYITDAGQADHFAQVFQVAKLANWIPENVEVLHVPFGLVLGDGGKKIKTRDGESVKLKELLDEAVDRFRNDLESRLIEESRQEAPEFIDNSANIVGISAVKYSDLSQNRTSNYVFSFDKMLALQGNTAPYMMYAYVRPQGISRKGNIDYDNLGDNAPIILNEALELTLAKHLLQLSTVIAEVERDLLPNRLCQYLFELSQKYNQFYDKHSVLQAEEPLRTSRLMLCDLTAKTLKLGLDLLGIPVLERM, encoded by the coding sequence ATGAACTCTACTCTCGCATACTTGACTACTCAACTCGATCGCGCGATCGTGGCCGCATTGGGGGATGATTATGCTGGCACCGATCCTCTCCTCGTATTATCGAGCAATCCCAAATTTGGGGATTATCAGGCAAATATGGCGATGGGACTGGCCAAAAAATTGGGTCAACAGCCGCGCGCGATCGCTCAATCGATCGTGGATAATCTAGATGTAGCGGCAGTCTGCGAACCACCCCAAATTGCTGGCCCCGGCTTTATCAATTTTACCGTCAAATCCAGCTATCTGGCCACTCAGCTCCAAGCTATGCAGGCAGACAGCCGCTTGGGGGTAGCCGTCGCTGACAAACCCCAACGTGTCATCGTAGACTTTTCGAGTCCGAATATCGCCAAAGAAATGCACGTCGGCCACTTGCGATCGACTATTCTGGGAGACTGTATCGCCAGAGTCTTAGAATTTCGGGGTCACGATGTGCTCAGACTCAATCACGTCGGTGATTGGGGTACCCAATTTGGCATGTTAATCCTCTACTTGCGGGAAGCCTACCCCGAAGCTCTGACGACTGCTGATGCGCTCGATTTAGGGGATATTGTTGTTTTGTATCAACAAGCCAAAAAGCGTTTTGATGAAGATGCAGAATTTAAGGAAGCCGCCAGACAAGAAGTAGTCAAATTACAGGCGCAAGACCCCGAAAGTATCAAAGCCTGGAAACTGCTTTGCGACCAATCTCGGCGCGAATTTCAGGTGATTTATGACAGATTGAATGTCAATCTCACCGAACGTGGTGAATCTTTTTATAACCCTTATTTAGCCGCCGTAGTTGAAGACTTAAAAGCAACGGGATTGTTAGTCGAAAGCGACGGCGCACAGTGCGTCTTTGTCCCTGGATTTACCAACAGAGACGGCGATCCTTTACCGCTGATCGTCCAAAAAACCGACGGCGGTTATAACTACGCCACTACCGATCTCGCCGCCATTAGATATCGGATTCAAACCGACAAAGCCGAGCGGATTATTTATATCACCGATGCCGGACAAGCCGATCATTTCGCGCAAGTTTTCCAAGTTGCCAAATTAGCAAACTGGATTCCCGAAAATGTGGAAGTGCTTCACGTTCCTTTCGGCTTAGTATTAGGTGACGGCGGTAAAAAAATTAAGACTAGAGATGGTGAATCTGTCAAATTAAAAGAGTTGCTCGATGAAGCTGTCGATCGATTTCGCAACGATCTAGAATCGCGACTAATAGAAGAATCTAGACAAGAAGCTCCAGAATTTATTGATAATAGTGCCAATATTGTCGGTATCAGTGCCGTTAAATACTCTGACTTAAGCCAAAATCGCACTAGTAATTATGTCTTTAGTTTTGATAAAATGCTCGCACTCCAGGGGAATACCGCGCCATACATGATGTATGCCTATGTCAGACCCCAAGGAATCAGCCGTAAAGGGAATATCGATTATGATAATCTTGGAGATAATGCCCCAATTATTCTCAACGAAGCATTAGAGCTTACCCTTGCCAAACACTTGTTGCAACTGAGTACAGTTATTGCAGAAGTCGAGCGAGATTTGCTCCCAAATCGATTGTGTCAGTATCTGTTTGAACTGAGTCAGAAATATAATCAATTTTATGACAAACATTCTGTTTTACAAGCAGAAGAACCCTTACGGACCTCGCGGTTAATGTTATGCGATCTAACTGCTAAAACATTAAAGTTAGGATTAGATTTACTCGGTATTCCGGTACTAGAAAGGATGTAG
- a CDS encoding fatty acid desaturase — protein MIRQATNRGLWVAVSLIGIWATSTTILLNVDLDRVPNWLKMVGFLWQMFLYVGLFVTAHDGMHGSIAPSHPKLNDAIGSFVLFVYAMFPFAKMRQMHNLHHDIPARVGDPDFHNGKDKNFFGWYFNFMQNYWSWLRLGLLISTFHIVHQVLHVPESNLSWFWVFPSVMSSFQLFVFGTFLPHREPVDGYINEAHATSTPFSEFWSFISCYHFGYHEEHHQLPHLGWWQLPAARRQGLGTSE, from the coding sequence ATGATACGACAGGCTACAAATCGCGGACTCTGGGTGGCAGTATCGCTGATTGGAATTTGGGCAACAAGCACGACAATACTGTTGAATGTAGACCTCGATCGGGTGCCAAACTGGCTGAAAATGGTAGGCTTTTTGTGGCAGATGTTTTTGTATGTAGGGTTGTTTGTAACGGCACATGATGGAATGCACGGATCGATCGCGCCATCCCATCCCAAATTGAATGATGCTATCGGTAGCTTCGTATTATTTGTCTATGCGATGTTCCCATTTGCCAAGATGCGTCAGATGCACAATCTCCATCATGATATTCCCGCACGCGTAGGCGATCCGGACTTTCATAATGGTAAAGACAAAAATTTCTTTGGGTGGTATTTCAACTTCATGCAGAATTATTGGAGTTGGCTGCGGCTGGGGCTATTGATTTCGACATTCCATATCGTGCATCAAGTACTCCACGTTCCCGAAAGTAATCTCTCTTGGTTTTGGGTATTTCCTTCGGTTATGAGTTCCTTTCAACTATTTGTGTTTGGGACATTTCTACCCCATCGCGAACCTGTAGATGGATATATCAATGAAGCTCATGCGACTAGTACGCCTTTTTCGGAGTTTTGGTCGTTTATTAGTTGTTATCACTTTGGCTATCATGAGGAGCATCATCAATTACCGCATCTCGGTTGGTGGCAATTACCAGCAGCAAGGAGACAGGGTTTGGGGACGAGTGAGTAG
- a CDS encoding DUF3119 family protein, whose protein sequence is MISTPMSERLPDRVVLAPNYKIPIVLIAASISIATFQLWVGLAVGIFGVFLSIQTAIIKLEFTTTTLNVYRGSNIIRTFPYTEWENWEIFWQPAPILFYFKEVNSIHFLPIIFDPQMLRTCLEYYRPKSDSAASSL, encoded by the coding sequence ATGATCAGCACTCCTATGTCAGAGCGATTGCCCGATCGAGTAGTACTCGCACCCAATTACAAAATTCCGATCGTCCTGATTGCTGCATCGATATCGATCGCCACATTTCAATTATGGGTAGGTTTAGCAGTTGGGATCTTTGGTGTATTTCTGTCAATTCAAACCGCAATTATCAAATTAGAATTTACTACCACCACGCTCAATGTCTATCGTGGCAGTAATATCATTCGCACGTTCCCCTACACTGAATGGGAAAATTGGGAGATTTTTTGGCAGCCCGCACCGATCCTCTTTTATTTCAAAGAAGTCAACAGTATTCACTTCTTGCCGATTATTTTCGACCCGCAGATGTTACGAACTTGTCTGGAGTACTATCGCCCCAAGTCAGATAGTGCTGCTAGTTCGCTGTAA
- a CDS encoding DUF5895 domain-containing protein, which yields MTYSKTRATKDNTADYSHDPERHPIAVAPDRTDVVTLHNPIPTGTERSQTSTPEVRDRFAAPEYVNPNARLPRIQALRGENGASECGYFITETEMARAGWANVDESELIVYEYNSGGKERGLLIQSPRMLVVPRSPLFAFDRQASRTEERLVVAGQYSKQLYSNREKYGTAQCYEVLLLDANNQPLHEIGLAYIAKGANQASFSFHWQQLVNEVTKCHAIANDIPARAKDARFNSLCVFQFTVKRELAGNNAKSPACKVHSHVAPTQSNWEEFFLGRQDEIANRFLNLLAPTTELTLPQSNTLSLAEASGDAIGHEFAT from the coding sequence ATGACTTACTCTAAAACCAGAGCGACAAAAGACAATACTGCTGACTACTCCCACGATCCAGAGCGGCATCCCATTGCTGTAGCACCTGATCGCACCGACGTCGTTACACTTCACAACCCGATTCCAACTGGCACCGAACGCAGCCAAACTAGTACGCCGGAGGTACGCGATCGATTTGCCGCGCCAGAATACGTCAATCCCAATGCTCGTCTGCCCAGAATTCAAGCATTACGCGGAGAAAATGGTGCCAGCGAATGCGGCTATTTCATCACCGAAACCGAAATGGCCAGAGCTGGCTGGGCAAATGTCGATGAAAGCGAACTAATCGTCTATGAATATAATAGTGGCGGCAAAGAACGGGGCTTATTAATTCAATCGCCTCGGATGTTAGTAGTACCACGCAGTCCTTTATTTGCCTTCGACAGACAGGCTTCTCGCACCGAAGAAAGATTGGTTGTTGCCGGACAATACAGCAAACAACTTTATAGCAATCGCGAAAAATATGGTACCGCACAATGCTACGAAGTCTTGTTGCTCGATGCCAACAATCAACCATTACATGAAATCGGTTTAGCTTATATCGCTAAAGGTGCCAATCAGGCCAGTTTTAGCTTTCACTGGCAACAATTAGTTAATGAAGTAACTAAGTGCCACGCGATCGCCAATGACATTCCTGCCAGAGCTAAAGATGCTCGCTTTAATAGTCTGTGTGTCTTCCAATTTACCGTCAAACGCGAACTGGCTGGCAACAATGCCAAATCCCCTGCTTGTAAAGTTCACAGCCATGTCGCACCCACTCAAAGTAATTGGGAAGAGTTCTTTTTAGGTCGGCAAGACGAGATTGCCAATCGTTTTCTCAATCTCTTAGCTCCTACTACCGAATTAACTTTGCCACAATCTAATACATTGAGTTTAGCAGAAGCAAGTGGCGATGCGATCGGTCACGAATTTGCTACATAA
- a CDS encoding translation initiation factor yields MAKDTNKIAYREFGDEEPEEEVTELPPNQHKLKIEVSRKGKGGKTVTIVSGFQVSSETLISLTKTLKNQCGAGGAMKDNTIEIQGDHRQKLLEIVTKLGYKAKLSGG; encoded by the coding sequence ATGGCAAAAGATACTAACAAAATCGCCTACCGCGAATTCGGGGACGAAGAACCCGAAGAAGAAGTCACAGAATTACCACCTAACCAGCATAAACTCAAGATCGAAGTGTCTAGAAAGGGCAAAGGCGGTAAAACAGTGACGATCGTTAGCGGCTTTCAGGTATCCTCAGAGACACTTATCAGCCTCACCAAGACCCTCAAAAATCAGTGCGGTGCTGGTGGAGCGATGAAGGATAACACGATCGAAATTCAAGGCGACCACCGTCAAAAATTATTAGAAATTGTCACTAAATTAGGCTACAAAGCCAAACTGAGTGGCGGCTAA